The sequence ACCCCCCGATAATCACAATCAACGTCGCTGTGCGGGCTGGTGCTCTGGCACCTGCCCCTTGATTCACCAGATCAAAAACAAGGGTCTGTTGCCCTGCGCCTGTCGCCAAGAATGGAAAGTCATAATACGCTGGGATATTCAAATCAGTGGAGGGCTCAACAAAGGCACGTTGCCCCGTTACTTTCACGACCTGTGGCCCCTGCACATCACGCATCACCCAATCATACCCGCCATATCCTTCTGCTTCCCCACCGGGAAGGGTCACTGAAAAGGCCTGTCCTTTGGGAACTTTTGCATGGAAAATACCCGTGGCACCGCTGAGTTGAATCGCTTGGATTCCGGTTACGGTCGGAGCCATGGCCGTTTTTTGTGAACCTTCTGGCAATTGAACTGATTGACATCCGGCCAAGGCAACCACGGCAAAAATCATCAGGGGAACAAATTGTTTCATCGCTCCTGTCTAACCCATGTTCATAAAAACACAAGTACCGAGAAATATTTCATGGCAATAAAAAAGAGTTTTTTCATACTTGCCACTAACAATATCCGGCCGCTAGTCATCACCCTGAGTGTCTTTGTGCCTTTTGCTGTGTTCTACCTATCGGGCCTGATTCCATCTGGGCCGGGCTGTGCCTCACGGGTTCAGTTTATTTTATTTTCCGCTCGTTATAACGATCCCCCGTCGTCTATGAGGACTACTTCCCCTTGGACGGACATTTTAAATGGGAAATAAGGGAAAGGATCGTGGCCCCCGCAAAAATCGCATCAATACCGAAGAATAGCCCTAGAATCCAAGCTACCGTTGAATCAAACTTAATAATAATATAATAACCCAGGATGACTGTAATAATCCCGTTGAATAACATCCATATCCATTGAGGCGCGGGTTTAAGCTGGAATGCCGCGATGAATTTATAAGTGCCGCTAATGATGAACCAAGCCGCCATCAATGAAGTCATCGTGACAATTCCCACGACGGGCACAGCAGCCATGATAATTCCAAGTACAGTCGAAACAATACCAAAGACCAAAGTCAGCCAGAAATGTGCTGTCCCTCTATGGGTGAGAGCGTAAGCTATCTGGGCAACACCTGAGAAAAGAATCAGCCAAGAAACAAATAACTCCACCGCGAGGGAACCCATTATGGGAAAAGTCACTGCGGCAAAGCCTAATACAATAAGTATCCAACCCGCTAGCTTCACTTGGCAGGCATTTTTGATTATGGACTCTTGGAATTTCCCTTTAATCATTTCTACTTCTTGCACGATAGGCTCGTTCATATATTTCCCCTTGTTGAGTTAATTAGTCTGCGGAGCAAAAAGATAACCAGACACCCGGATTTGCACAGCCTATTTTTCCCGGCAAAAAACGATTTGCCTCGGGGAAGTTCCGCGAAAGGGCCGCCCTTGATAATCCCCATATCGCTTCAAGAGTTTGAACCCATTGGATTCGATAAGCAATTTCAGTTCCTCAGGGTAGAAAACCCTCAGTTTGAGTTCATGACTCTCCCCACATTTTCCATTCGAAAACCTCTGGTGCCAGACCAAATGATTGATTTGCCGGACCGGATCATAATAACCAGTTTCCTCCACAATCACCTCGCATTTTGCTTTTTTATCCTGATAACGGCTGATCAGGAACCGATCATCTTTGACCCTTGTGAGAAAATTAAGGTTTGGATTTGGCACATCAATGGCAAAGATCCCCCCTGGACGAAGCGATTTTTTTACCGAAGTAAAAAAACGCTTTAATTCAGCAACCCTCACTAAATGCGCCATCGAGCCCATAGGCGCATAGACAAATTCAAACTCCCATCCTTTAAAATCCAAGCTTAAAACATCTTGAACCTCATAACCTATATTGAGTTTCGCCCGTTTCGCTTTCTTGCGGGCAAATTGCACGAGGCCACTCGAAAGATCGACACCCGTCACTGATTTTCCGGAGGCGGCAAGAGCCTGCGCAATTTGCCCGGTCCCGCAAAAAAGCTCTAGGATAGCGCCTTTGAATGGTTTGGATTGTCCCACCCAAAACGGGATATCGTTGCGTTTTAGAGGATCAACCATCAAGTCATAAATATCGGGATCATAATAAAAAGGTGTCATCACGTCCTATGATACAAATGCTTCCTGTAAAGAAAACTGGATTTTTCCGGCGAGTTTGCTTAAATCAGGAAAATTATACGCGGGTGTAGTTCAATGGTAGAACGCGAGCTTCCCAAGCTCGATACGGGAGTTCGATTCTCCTCACCCGCTCCAGTTAACGTTTTTTCACTTTATTCCCTGCTCCCTATGCCAAAAGAAATCGAACGTAAATTCCTCATTACTGGCGACTTCAAGCCCCAAGTAAGCACGAGTCATAGGATTACCCAAGGATACTTGTCTACGATTCCTGGGCGAACTGTCCGTATCCGGATCAAAGACCAAAAAGGATACCTAACCATCAAAGGGGCAATCAATGAAACAGGGATGAGCCGGTATGAATGGGAAAAGGAAATCGAACTGGCAGATGCCCATGAATTGCTCAAACTTTGTGAACCGGGTATGATCGATAAAACCCGTCATCTTATCCCCTGGGGAAAACATACTTTCGAGGTGGATGAATTCCACAGTGAAAACCGGGGGTTGGTGATGGCCGAAATTGAACTGGCTGATGAAAATGATTTTTTTGAGAAACCAGCTTGGCTCGGCGAGGAAGTCACCGGCGACCGTCGTTATTATAACTCCATGCTGATGAAAAACCCGTTTACGGAGTGGTCACCGTCCATGAAAACAAATAACTCACGCTACCGGACCAGCGCTGGCCCTGGTAATTAACTCAACCGGTAATCGGCGGACCTCAACAGGTTGTTTCTCTAGGCGATCCCAGAGGAGATTAACCGCAATCTGGGCAATGTCAGCCCGAGGTTGATGAATCGTGGTCAGGGGAACCTTATAGAATTCACCCATCTTAAGATTCCCATATCCAATGACCGATACTTCTTCTGGTAATTTAATATTCTGTGCAAGTAAAACCTCGCAAGCACCAATGGCCACATGGTCATTGACAGCAAAAATCCCTGAGAATTTCACACCCTCATCTAATGCCTGGAGCATGGCCGTCTTTCCCGAGTTCACATCGAACCCTGCGGAAAAGATAAATTTATCCACATCCTCGCAACCCGACTCAATCATGGCTTTACGGTAACCCTCTTTTCTTTCTTCACTGGATGAAACTCCGGCTGGACCGGTGAGAAAAAGGATATTCCTGTGTCCCAATGAAATCAGGTGCTGTGTCGCCATAAAGCCTCCAGCACGATCATCGGTCACCACAAAGGGAATATTCATGCCAGGGGCATTCGGAGGATAACGGTCAATCAATACCATGGGCACACCGTTTTTCGATGATAAATCGAAGATATCGTAGAACCGGCTGAGCCGTGGGGATGAACAAAGGATGATTCCGTCGACACGTGAGTCAATGAGGCGTCCAACCGCTTTTGTTTCTTCCTCCGCGCTGGAAAATGATTGTTCGATCAAGACCTTGAAATTTTTCGAGCCCACAATTTTACAAATTCCGGAAACAACCTCGGCCATATGCTCTTCAGTCAAAGACGGAATCACAACCCCTATAGTAGATAATGATTTGACTCTCAACCCGCGAGCAATCGGATTAGTCCGATACCCCATCGTCACAGCCAAAGCCTTGACCCGCTCCTTTGTTTTGACTGAAATGTCCGAGGCATCATTCATGACTTTCGATACAGTCATGATGGAGACACCGGCTTGTTCAGCGACCTGTCGAATAGTGACCATGGGAGGGGAGAATCAATGAGGGGTTAAATCTTGCCTTCGGCTTCTTCGATAATGGAGATGAATTCTGCAGTAGTGGAGGCCTTCAACAATTGGCTCCTGACATCGGAGTGCTTGAGGATGCGGGCCAATCCACCGACGAGCCTGAGGTAATCAGTCACCATTTTTTTCGGTGTCCCGATAATGAAGATCAATTTCACCGTAGAGAGCCCGTTATCCTCAAAATCGACACCGGCAACACTGCGTCCTACCGCCACGACCATGTCAGTCAATTGGTCGATCCGGGCATGGGGAAAAGCCAGTTCATTTCCAACGCTGGTTGTATAAATCCTCTCCCGCTCAAGTAACTCCCCGTAAAATTTCTTAAAATCTAAGATACGCGGGTCATTTTGGAGTAAATCAGCCACCTCCCTGATGGCGGGACATTTTTTCACCGCTACGAGATTCAGGTTGATTAATTCAGGTTTGATCAGTTCGACTATTTTCATTTCTTAACCTCAATATTTGATCCGCGCCATTTGAGTTTTTCTCTCAACACCTGATAGTATGAATACCCCTCAAGTTTGGCTAGCTGTACTTTTTCCTTGGCTTTCCGGAGCACCACCCGGTCAGTAGGTTCTAAAGCAAATTGCTCCTGCCCGTCCACAGTCAAATTAATTAAATAATCTTGCTCATGAATACGCGCTGAAATACATGACCGGTCACTGAGCACAATCGAACGGTTAGCCAAGGCATGTGGACATATCGGTGTAAGCACAAAAACATCCGCCTCCGGATGCACCACCGGGCCTCCGCCTGAAAGATTATAAGCCGTCGAACCTGTGGGGGTCGAAACAATAAGCCCATCCCCCGCATAAGTGGTGAATTCCTCGTGATCAACCTGGATATCTATACGGATGGTCCTGAGCACTTCCGCACGACAGATCACAACCTCATTAAGACTCAATGATCGAAAGACCGGTTCATCATCCCGATAAACCTCCACGTGGATTTGAGCGCGCGAACTTGTTATAAATTTTCCAGCCAAAATAGCGGCCATGGCCCCTTTAGCCTCATCAATTCCTACCGCCGTCAGGAATCCCAACCCCCCCAGGTTAATTCCCAAAACCGGTGTTTGTGAGCCCTTTAACCCGTGGGCGACCTGCAATAAAGTCCCGTCCCCTCCCAAGATAATAATCAAATCCGATTTTCTCCCGAGATCCTTGACCTCATGGGTCTCTTCCTTCCCCATCAAACAGGCGGTATTTGTATCCAAGAAAGCCTTGATCCCCCTCCTTTTTGCTGCATCCAATATAAAACGGGTAATCCCAGCCGATTCCTGCTTTTGGCTGTTTGCGATGATCCCTATGGCTTTGACGTTATTCATTTTTTCCTGAGCCCTATTAAAAACTCACGGTTTCCTTCCGCTCCAAAAATGGGTGAGTCCATTAATCCTATGACATTGAATCCGGTGTCTTGTGCAAACCCTCTGATATCCTGCGCGATTTGATCTTGGATATCCCGGTCTTTTAATACTCCACGGCACCGATCCATCACCTCTCTACCCGCTTCAAACTGCGGCTTGATCAATACCACAGTATCGGCACCGGCAACAATCTTATTGAATAAGGGACGCAGGATTTTCTTCAATGAAATAAATGAAACATCCACACAGGAAAACTCCAAGGGTAGATCAAATTGCTCACTTTCGAGATTCCGAGCATTAATATTCTCCCGGGAGACCACGCGTGCGTCCTGTTGGAGTTTCCACGAGAGTTGGCCATGGCCCACATCAATGGCAAAAACTTTTTTTGCTCCGTGCTGTAAAAGGCAATCGGTAAATCCACCCGTCGATGCCCCGACATCCAGACAGATTTTCCCGGAGACATCGAGATGAAATTCCGCCAAGGCCGCCTCGAGCTTGAGCCCACCGCGGCTGACATATTTCTCATGGGTTTTAAGGGTAACCACAGATTCGGGTTTTGTCTTGTGATCGGCTTTCGCGACCATTTGACCATCGACAAATACTTCGCCGGCCATAATCATCCGCTTAGCTTTTTCACGGCTTTCAATAATCCCGCGCTCAACAATCAAAATGTCTAAGCGCGTGGTCCGTGCCATAAGAGCAATCTGTTAGACCGCAGCAGGTGTTTTTACTGTAACGGCTGATGGTTCCACAGAATCCACAAAAAAACCGAGAACCTTCTGAACCCCGTTTTTCGCAGTTAACCCGTATTTTTCACGCAAAATCTCAGGTTTCCCATGCTCGACAAATTCATCCGGCCAACCGACACGGGCCACTGGTTTTTCGATTTTCATTTCTTGGAGCTGCTCGATGACAATACTGCCGAAACCACCCATAAGAGCATGATCCTCAAAGGTCAGGAGGGCGTCGGCCTCCCGCGCAAATTGCTCCAGAATCTGGTTATCAAAAGGTTTAGCGAAACGGGCATTAATCACGGCCACTGAATATCCCTGTTTTTCAAGGAGGGTAGCAGCTTCCTGCGCCATGCCCAAAATCATGCCATAACTGATAATCGCCACCTTATGGTCTTTTTCGCCCGCCTTGAAAGGATGAATCACCTCGGCTTTACCGATCTCCAGGACTTTTGGTTTATCCTTCGGGGTCACACCAGTGCCGATACCCCTCGGGTAACGCATCGCGATCGGACCGTCATTATATTGGAGTCCCGTATAAAGCATGTCGACGAACTCGTCCTCATCCTTCGGAGCCATGATCGTCATATTTGGCAGACAACGCATATAGGCAATATCGAAAAGGCCATGATGGGTCGGACCATCGTCCCCGGAAAGACCAGCCCGGTCCATACAGAAAAAGACATTAAGATTCTGCAA comes from Verrucomicrobiota bacterium and encodes:
- a CDS encoding CYTH domain-containing protein; the protein is MPKEIERKFLITGDFKPQVSTSHRITQGYLSTIPGRTVRIRIKDQKGYLTIKGAINETGMSRYEWEKEIELADAHELLKLCEPGMIDKTRHLIPWGKHTFEVDEFHSENRGLVMAEIELADENDFFEKPAWLGEEVTGDRRYYNSMLMKNPFTEWSPSMKTNNSRYRTSAGPGN
- a CDS encoding PTS sugar transporter subunit IIA; amino-acid sequence: MKIVELIKPELINLNLVAVKKCPAIREVADLLQNDPRILDFKKFYGELLERERIYTTSVGNELAFPHARIDQLTDMVVAVGRSVAGVDFEDNGLSTVKLIFIIGTPKKMVTDYLRLVGGLARILKHSDVRSQLLKASTTAEFISIIEEAEGKI
- a CDS encoding HdeD family acid-resistance protein codes for the protein MNEPIVQEVEMIKGKFQESIIKNACQVKLAGWILIVLGFAAVTFPIMGSLAVELFVSWLILFSGVAQIAYALTHRGTAHFWLTLVFGIVSTVLGIIMAAVPVVGIVTMTSLMAAWFIISGTYKFIAAFQLKPAPQWIWMLFNGIITVILGYYIIIKFDSTVAWILGLFFGIDAIFAGATILSLISHLKCPSKGK
- a CDS encoding TlyA family RNA methyltransferase, with translation MARTTRLDILIVERGIIESREKAKRMIMAGEVFVDGQMVAKADHKTKPESVVTLKTHEKYVSRGGLKLEAALAEFHLDVSGKICLDVGASTGGFTDCLLQHGAKKVFAIDVGHGQLSWKLQQDARVVSRENINARNLESEQFDLPLEFSCVDVSFISLKKILRPLFNKIVAGADTVVLIKPQFEAGREVMDRCRGVLKDRDIQDQIAQDIRGFAQDTGFNVIGLMDSPIFGAEGNREFLIGLRKK
- a CDS encoding class I SAM-dependent methyltransferase, translating into MTPFYYDPDIYDLMVDPLKRNDIPFWVGQSKPFKGAILELFCGTGQIAQALAASGKSVTGVDLSSGLVQFARKKAKRAKLNIGYEVQDVLSLDFKGWEFEFVYAPMGSMAHLVRVAELKRFFTSVKKSLRPGGIFAIDVPNPNLNFLTRVKDDRFLISRYQDKKAKCEVIVEETGYYDPVRQINHLVWHQRFSNGKCGESHELKLRVFYPEELKLLIESNGFKLLKRYGDYQGRPFRGTSPRQIVFCREK
- a CDS encoding NAD(+)/NADH kinase — its product is MNNVKAIGIIANSQKQESAGITRFILDAAKRRGIKAFLDTNTACLMGKEETHEVKDLGRKSDLIIILGGDGTLLQVAHGLKGSQTPVLGINLGGLGFLTAVGIDEAKGAMAAILAGKFITSSRAQIHVEVYRDDEPVFRSLSLNEVVICRAEVLRTIRIDIQVDHEEFTTYAGDGLIVSTPTGSTAYNLSGGGPVVHPEADVFVLTPICPHALANRSIVLSDRSCISARIHEQDYLINLTVDGQEQFALEPTDRVVLRKAKEKVQLAKLEGYSYYQVLREKLKWRGSNIEVKK
- a CDS encoding LacI family DNA-binding transcriptional regulator translates to MVTIRQVAEQAGVSIMTVSKVMNDASDISVKTKERVKALAVTMGYRTNPIARGLRVKSLSTIGVVIPSLTEEHMAEVVSGICKIVGSKNFKVLIEQSFSSAEEETKAVGRLIDSRVDGIILCSSPRLSRFYDIFDLSSKNGVPMVLIDRYPPNAPGMNIPFVVTDDRAGGFMATQHLISLGHRNILFLTGPAGVSSSEERKEGYRKAMIESGCEDVDKFIFSAGFDVNSGKTAMLQALDEGVKFSGIFAVNDHVAIGACEVLLAQNIKLPEEVSVIGYGNLKMGEFYKVPLTTIHQPRADIAQIAVNLLWDRLEKQPVEVRRLPVELITRASAGPVA